The following coding sequences lie in one Candidatus Planktophila sulfonica genomic window:
- a CDS encoding pyridoxal phosphate-dependent aminotransferase, with translation MSRISARIAAIAESATLAVDGKAKALKAAGRPVIGFGAGEPDFPTPDYIVEAAAAATKVVANHRYTPTPGLPELRQAIVDKTKRDSHYDITVDQVLVTNGGKQAVYQAFASIVDPGDEVLLPSPFWTTYPEAIKLAGGKSVEVFADETQNYLVTVEQLEAARTPKTKVLLFCSPSNPTGSVYTPEQSKAIGEWALKNNIWVICDEIYEHLLYDGATAPSLPVLVPGLADTCIILNGVAKTYAMTGWRVGWMVGPKDVIKAATNLQSHLTSNVSNVSQRAAIAALTGNLDAVHKMGEAFNRRRKLIVDLLNEIPGFECPTPQGAFYVYPSVKGVLGKTIRGKVANSSAELATIILDEVEVAAVPGEAFGPSGYLRFSYATSDEDIVEGIGRIKKLLSE, from the coding sequence ATGAGCAGAATCTCCGCACGAATCGCAGCAATCGCAGAATCAGCCACTTTGGCAGTAGATGGAAAGGCAAAGGCGCTTAAGGCAGCTGGTCGACCAGTTATCGGCTTCGGCGCTGGCGAACCAGACTTCCCTACTCCTGATTACATCGTCGAAGCAGCAGCTGCTGCTACGAAGGTTGTTGCAAATCATCGCTACACACCAACACCAGGTCTGCCAGAACTTCGCCAAGCTATCGTCGATAAGACAAAGCGCGATTCACATTACGACATCACCGTTGATCAGGTTCTCGTAACTAACGGCGGTAAGCAAGCGGTTTATCAAGCATTCGCATCAATCGTTGATCCAGGCGATGAAGTTCTTCTTCCATCTCCTTTCTGGACTACTTATCCTGAAGCAATCAAACTTGCTGGCGGAAAGAGCGTTGAAGTTTTCGCAGATGAAACTCAGAACTATCTTGTCACTGTCGAACAGCTTGAAGCTGCTCGCACACCAAAGACAAAGGTTCTTCTTTTCTGTTCTCCATCAAACCCAACAGGTTCTGTTTACACACCAGAACAATCCAAGGCAATTGGTGAGTGGGCGCTCAAGAACAACATCTGGGTTATCTGCGATGAAATTTATGAGCACTTGCTCTACGACGGTGCAACAGCGCCTTCACTTCCTGTATTGGTTCCAGGACTTGCAGATACTTGCATCATCCTGAACGGTGTTGCAAAGACATATGCAATGACTGGTTGGCGTGTGGGCTGGATGGTCGGTCCAAAGGATGTCATTAAGGCCGCAACAAACTTGCAGTCACACCTGACATCAAACGTCTCTAACGTTTCACAGCGCGCAGCAATTGCAGCACTTACCGGCAACCTTGATGCTGTTCACAAGATGGGCGAAGCATTTAACCGTCGCCGTAAGTTGATCGTTGATCTTCTCAATGAGATTCCTGGTTTTGAATGCCCAACACCGCAGGGTGCTTTCTATGTATATCCATCAGTAAAGGGTGTGCTTGGAAAGACTATTCGCGGCAAGGTAGCTAATTCATCTGCCGAGCTTGCAACAATCATCTTGGATGAAGTTGAAGTAGCTGCTGTTCCTGGCGAAGCTTTCGGACCTTCTGGATACCTACGTTTCTCATACGCAACCAGCGATGAAGATATCGTCGAAGGTATCGGCCGTATCAAAAAGTTACTTTCGGAGTAA
- the rpmG gene encoding 50S ribosomal protein L33, protein MASKSADVRPKITMACVDCKERNYITKKNRRNDPDRMELKKFCPRCKSSTLHRETR, encoded by the coding sequence ATGGCAAGTAAGAGCGCGGACGTTCGTCCAAAGATCACCATGGCATGCGTGGATTGCAAAGAGCGTAACTACATCACTAAGAAGAACCGCCGCAACGATCCAGACCGCATGGAACTCAAGAAGTTCTGTCCACGTTGCAAGTCTTCAACACTTCACCGCGAAACCCGCTAA
- the rplK gene encoding 50S ribosomal protein L11, translating to MAPKKKVTGFIKLQIQAGAATPAPPVGPALGQHGVNIMEFVKAYNAATESQKGQIIPVEITVYEDRSFDFITKTPPASRLILKAAGVEKGSAIPHKTKVANITMAQVKEIANTKMADLNANDIDAAALIIAGTARSMGITVSA from the coding sequence ATGGCACCAAAGAAGAAGGTCACCGGATTCATCAAGTTGCAGATCCAGGCTGGCGCAGCAACACCTGCACCACCAGTAGGTCCTGCGCTCGGTCAGCATGGTGTCAACATCATGGAATTCGTCAAGGCATACAACGCTGCGACTGAATCACAAAAGGGCCAGATCATCCCTGTAGAAATCACCGTCTACGAGGATCGTTCATTCGACTTCATCACAAAGACTCCTCCAGCATCACGCCTCATCCTTAAGGCAGCTGGCGTTGAAAAGGGATCAGCGATTCCTCACAAGACCAAGGTTGCAAACATCACCATGGCTCAGGTCAAGGAGATTGCAAATACAAAGATGGCTGACCTCAATGCAAATGACATTGATGCAGCAGCTTTGATCATCGCAGGTACTGCTCGCTCAATGGGCATCACAGTCTCTGCATAA
- the rplL gene encoding 50S ribosomal protein L7/L12, protein MAKLSQADLLAQFKELTLVELSEFVKAFEEEFDVTAAAPVAAAGGAAAAGGAADAQDEFTVILEDAGSQKIAVIKEVRNLNGALGLKEAKDLVDATPAVLLEKANKETADKAKAALEAAGAKVTLK, encoded by the coding sequence ATGGCAAAGCTCTCACAAGCAGACCTTTTGGCTCAGTTCAAGGAACTCACACTCGTTGAGCTCTCAGAGTTCGTAAAGGCATTTGAAGAAGAATTCGATGTAACAGCAGCAGCTCCAGTAGCAGCAGCAGGTGGCGCAGCAGCAGCTGGCGGCGCAGCAGATGCTCAGGATGAGTTCACAGTTATCCTCGAAGATGCAGGCTCACAGAAGATTGCAGTCATCAAGGAAGTACGTAACCTGAATGGCGCACTCGGACTTAAGGAAGCTAAGGATCTCGTTGACGCGACTCCAGCAGTTCTCCTCGAGAAGGCAAACAAGGAGACAGCAGACAAGGCAAAGGCAGCTCTCGAAGCAGCTGGCGCAAAGGTCACACTCAAGTAA
- the nusG gene encoding transcription termination/antitermination protein NusG: MTDELKPDAFEAALAASAEEIATPAEAVIETPVADVIVEDLALASDEDGDIESDENDPNAEFRRTLRAAIGDWYVIHSYAGYEKKVKGNLANRIHTLSMEEYIFQVEVPEEEVMEVKNGARKMVKRNIYPGYVLVRMDLTDESWSVVRNTPGVTGFVGNAHNPSPLSMDEVEKILAPRPQKKADKADIKFVDFEVGESVTVMDGPFATLPASISEIMPEQAKLKVLVSIFGRETPVELSFNQVQKL; encoded by the coding sequence ATGACTGACGAACTCAAGCCAGACGCATTTGAAGCAGCTCTTGCTGCAAGCGCTGAAGAAATCGCAACACCTGCAGAAGCAGTTATCGAAACTCCTGTTGCAGATGTAATTGTCGAAGATCTCGCGCTCGCAAGCGATGAAGATGGCGATATCGAATCTGATGAAAACGATCCAAATGCAGAATTCCGCCGCACACTTCGCGCAGCTATCGGTGATTGGTATGTAATCCACTCATACGCAGGCTACGAGAAGAAGGTAAAGGGCAACCTTGCTAACCGTATTCACACTCTCAGCATGGAGGAGTACATCTTCCAGGTAGAAGTTCCTGAAGAAGAGGTTATGGAAGTTAAGAACGGCGCTCGCAAGATGGTTAAGCGCAATATCTACCCTGGTTACGTTCTTGTCCGTATGGATCTCACAGATGAATCTTGGTCAGTTGTTCGTAATACACCTGGCGTAACTGGTTTCGTCGGTAACGCACATAACCCAAGCCCACTCAGCATGGATGAAGTCGAGAAGATTCTTGCTCCACGTCCGCAGAAGAAGGCTGACAAAGCAGATATCAAGTTTGTTGATTTCGAAGTTGGCGAATCAGTCACCGTTATGGATGGCCCATTTGCAACGCTTCCTGCATCAATCTCCGAGATCATGCCAGAGCAGGCAAAGCTCAAGGTATTGGTATCGATCTTCGGTCGTGAAACACCAGTAGAACTTTCATTTAACCAAGTACAGAAGCTTTAA
- a CDS encoding FAS1-like dehydratase domain-containing protein, with amino-acid sequence MLNPDSVGSTFAGTDSITVSQSEIDAFCAVVGETDTTIAPPTFTIRITLTQFEEILTRPEIGLDWSRLVHGDQKFEIFSPVKAGDALTCAATIESYRVAAGNEIVSVRSDLHRDGQLVVSAWSTLVVRA; translated from the coding sequence ATGCTGAACCCCGATTCGGTCGGGAGTACCTTCGCTGGTACAGATTCAATTACCGTTTCACAATCTGAAATCGATGCTTTCTGCGCTGTTGTCGGCGAAACCGATACAACTATCGCGCCACCAACTTTCACTATCCGCATCACGCTGACCCAATTCGAAGAAATTCTCACACGTCCAGAAATTGGACTCGATTGGTCGCGCTTAGTTCATGGCGATCAGAAATTCGAAATATTTTCTCCTGTTAAAGCAGGAGATGCGCTTACATGCGCTGCAACCATCGAAAGCTATCGCGTAGCTGCCGGCAACGAAATTGTCTCTGTGCGCTCTGATCTTCATCGCGATGGACAACTGGTTGTCTCTGCGTGGTCCACATTGGTGGTGCGCGCATGA
- the rplJ gene encoding 50S ribosomal protein L10: MARPDKAAAVAEMTEDFKSATATYLTEYRGLTVTSMKQLRRSLGAETKYSVVKNTLTKIAAKNAGVDLSDDLLAGPSAVAFVKGDAIDAARNLKNFQKENPLLVIKGGIYEGKFITTAEFMKLADLESREVLLAKLAGAMKGSLAKAARTLDALRIKREAEEGAPAAPVAAAPVVEETVVTEEAAPAAEAVAEVAAEATDAPVAEATETPAE; this comes from the coding sequence ATGGCTCGCCCAGATAAAGCAGCAGCAGTTGCTGAAATGACTGAAGACTTCAAGTCAGCTACTGCTACTTACCTCACCGAGTATCGCGGTCTTACCGTGACATCGATGAAGCAGCTACGCCGCAGCCTTGGTGCAGAAACCAAGTACAGCGTCGTAAAGAACACTCTTACAAAGATTGCAGCAAAGAACGCTGGCGTAGATCTCTCAGATGATCTTCTTGCTGGTCCTTCAGCTGTTGCTTTCGTTAAGGGCGATGCAATCGATGCTGCTCGTAATCTCAAGAACTTCCAGAAGGAGAACCCACTTCTTGTAATCAAGGGTGGAATCTACGAAGGAAAGTTCATTACAACAGCAGAGTTCATGAAGCTCGCAGACCTCGAGTCACGCGAAGTACTTCTTGCAAAGCTTGCTGGTGCAATGAAGGGATCGCTTGCTAAGGCTGCGCGTACCCTCGATGCACTTCGCATCAAGCGTGAAGCTGAAGAAGGCGCTCCAGCAGCACCTGTCGCAGCTGCACCTGTAGTAGAAGAAACAGTTGTAACTGAAGAAGCAGCACCAGCTGCAGAAGCAGTCGCTGAAGTTGCTGCTGAAGCAACAGATGCACCAGTTGCGGAAGCAACAGAAACTCCAGCGGAATAA
- the rplA gene encoding 50S ribosomal protein L1 codes for MKRSKKYNEVAAKVIKDHLYTPLQAVTLAKETSTTKYDSTVEVALVLGVDPKKADQAIRSTVNLPHGTGKTARVLVFANGERAEEARAAGADIVGGDELIDEVSKGRLDFDAVVATPDLMAKVGRLGKVLGTRGLMPNPKTGTVTTDVTKAVNDIKGGKIEFRVDKNSNLHFIIGKASFTAEQLADNYAAALEEVLRVKPNSSKGRYIAKAVVSTTMGPGIAVDPNLTREPAAN; via the coding sequence ATGAAGCGCTCAAAGAAGTACAACGAAGTAGCAGCGAAGGTCATCAAGGACCACCTCTACACACCTCTTCAGGCAGTAACACTTGCTAAAGAGACATCAACAACTAAGTACGACTCAACTGTTGAAGTTGCTCTGGTACTTGGCGTTGACCCAAAGAAAGCTGATCAAGCAATTCGCTCAACTGTTAACTTGCCACACGGCACAGGTAAGACAGCTCGCGTATTGGTATTCGCAAACGGTGAGCGCGCTGAAGAAGCACGTGCAGCTGGTGCAGATATCGTCGGTGGCGATGAATTGATCGATGAAGTTTCAAAGGGCCGCCTCGACTTCGATGCAGTTGTTGCAACTCCAGATTTGATGGCCAAGGTTGGTCGTCTCGGTAAGGTCCTCGGAACACGTGGATTGATGCCAAACCCAAAGACAGGAACAGTGACAACAGATGTCACTAAGGCTGTTAACGACATCAAGGGTGGAAAGATTGAATTCCGCGTTGATAAGAACTCAAACCTTCACTTCATCATCGGCAAGGCATCATTTACTGCAGAACAGCTTGCAGATAACTATGCAGCAGCTCTTGAAGAAGTTCTTCGCGTAAAGCCAAACTCTTCAAAGGGTCGCTACATCGCGAAGGCTGTTGTCTCAACAACGATGGGACCTGGAATCGCTGTAGATCCAAACCTCACACGCGAACCAGCAGCTAACTAA
- a CDS encoding UDP-N-acetylmuramate dehydrogenase, which produces MADLRDYTSLRVGGPAKKFVEVGTESEIIAAIEAAGDTPILIIGGGTNILVADTGFEGTVIRITSHSMQSEIDACSGATLTIGAGENWDEFVATTLERGFAGLETLSGIPGTVGAAPIQNIGAYGHEVSEFITRVRTYDRQAKSLKTFTNTECDFSYRNSHFKAHPGRYVVLDVQFNLRQGEMTAAITYAELAKKLGIEVGEKAPIGATRTAVLELRGAKGMLLNPSDRDSWSAGSFFTNPIVSKEIAAKLPEGAPKWPTSDGMVKTSAAWLIENSGVHKGDSHGGARVSTKHVLALTNAGNATATDIAELAKSAQQSVFEKFGITLEAEVNLVGITL; this is translated from the coding sequence ATGGCCGATCTCCGCGATTACACATCACTACGTGTAGGTGGCCCTGCAAAGAAGTTTGTCGAAGTCGGCACTGAATCCGAAATTATTGCTGCGATTGAAGCAGCGGGCGATACCCCAATCCTCATCATCGGTGGCGGTACAAATATTCTTGTTGCGGATACCGGTTTTGAAGGCACGGTTATTCGAATTACAAGTCACTCGATGCAATCAGAAATCGATGCATGCAGCGGCGCAACGCTCACTATTGGCGCTGGCGAAAACTGGGATGAATTCGTTGCCACCACTTTGGAACGTGGCTTTGCTGGCCTTGAAACCTTAAGCGGAATTCCGGGCACTGTTGGTGCTGCGCCAATCCAAAATATTGGTGCTTATGGCCACGAGGTATCAGAGTTCATTACTCGTGTGCGCACATACGACCGCCAAGCAAAGAGTCTTAAGACATTTACCAACACTGAATGCGACTTCTCGTATCGCAACTCGCATTTCAAAGCGCACCCTGGTCGCTATGTTGTTCTTGATGTGCAGTTCAATCTTCGTCAAGGTGAAATGACCGCTGCAATTACTTATGCAGAGCTTGCAAAGAAGCTAGGTATCGAAGTCGGCGAGAAGGCACCTATTGGTGCAACCCGTACTGCAGTGCTCGAACTTCGTGGTGCGAAAGGAATGCTTCTTAATCCAAGTGACCGCGATTCTTGGTCTGCTGGATCATTCTTTACCAACCCAATTGTTTCAAAAGAGATTGCAGCAAAACTTCCTGAGGGCGCACCCAAGTGGCCGACATCAGATGGCATGGTGAAGACAAGTGCTGCGTGGCTCATTGAAAATTCTGGTGTGCATAAGGGCGATAGCCATGGTGGTGCACGCGTTTCAACAAAGCATGTTCTTGCGCTGACAAATGCAGGGAATGCGACCGCTACAGATATTGCAGAGTTAGCGAAGAGTGCTCAGCAGAGCGTCTTCGAGAAGTTTGGAATTACTCTCGAAGCCGAAGTAAACCTTGTGGGAATTACTCTGTAA
- a CDS encoding MaoC/PaaZ C-terminal domain-containing protein, giving the protein MIEVGTVLEEKVFFLDRALLKQYADASGDQNPIHQNEEFALSVGLPNVIAHGMLTMALVGKYVSDFAGGSANVLEYSARFTKPVIVPNGEKVDLTVSATVAEVADGKISLTLSATSAGVKVLGMAKAVVKK; this is encoded by the coding sequence ATGATTGAAGTCGGAACAGTTTTGGAAGAGAAGGTCTTCTTCCTCGATCGCGCACTGCTTAAGCAGTATGCCGATGCATCAGGAGACCAGAACCCAATTCATCAGAATGAAGAGTTTGCTCTCTCTGTAGGCCTTCCAAACGTCATTGCCCACGGCATGCTCACGATGGCACTTGTTGGTAAGTACGTCTCTGACTTTGCAGGCGGTTCAGCAAATGTTCTTGAATACAGCGCGCGATTTACCAAGCCAGTCATTGTTCCTAACGGCGAAAAAGTTGATCTCACCGTTTCTGCAACAGTTGCTGAAGTAGCAGATGGCAAAATCTCACTGACGTTGAGCGCAACTTCTGCAGGAGTCAAAGTCCTAGGAATGGCTAAAGCGGTAGTAAAAAAGTGA
- the secE gene encoding preprotein translocase subunit SecE, with product MTDAVEVTEEKLGIFARVGLFYRQVVSELKKVVWPTRNMLTTYTAVVLVFVSFIIAVVSVIDFVLTKVVFWVFG from the coding sequence ATGACTGATGCAGTTGAAGTTACCGAGGAGAAGCTCGGAATTTTTGCGCGCGTTGGACTTTTCTATCGCCAGGTAGTCAGCGAGCTCAAGAAGGTTGTTTGGCCAACACGAAATATGTTGACCACATATACAGCTGTCGTTCTCGTATTCGTTTCATTCATCATCGCTGTCGTATCCGTCATCGACTTTGTACTTACCAAAGTCGTCTTCTGGGTATTCGGATAA
- the rpoB gene encoding DNA-directed RNA polymerase subunit beta: MAAKKSSTAPRRISFAKIREPLEVPNLLALQVESVDWLLGNDLWRSRLAESTNTNRGELPAKSGLEEIFEEISPIEDFQGTMSLSFRDHRFEPPKYSIEECKERDMTYAQPLFVTAEFTNNETGEIKSQTVFMGDFPVMTPRGTFVINGTERVVVSQIVRSPGVYFERQIEKTSDKDVFTSKIIPSRGAWLEFEVDKKDLVGVRIDRKRKQSVTVFLKALGWTDEQIREEFGDFASMMATLDKDTVKTQDEALLDIYRKMRPGEPPTKEAAQNLIENLYFNPKRYDLAKVGRFKVNKKLGLDLELSQSMLTISDIVATLRYLVALHRGDLTMDYGREVRVEKDDIDHFGNRRLRTVGELIQNQVRIGLSRMERVVRERMTTQDVEAITPQTLINIRPVVASIKEFFGTSQLSQFMDQTNPLSGLTHKRRLSALGPGGLSRDRAGFEVRDVHPSHYGRMCPIETPEGPNIGLIGSLATYARVTAFGFIETPYRKVVKGKVTDQVDYLTADEEDEHIIAQANAPLTADNHFAEARVLVRRRGGEVEYIIADEVDYMDVSPRQMVSVATAMIPFLEHDDANRALMGSNMMRQSVPLMRAEAPFIGTGMEFRAAVDAGDVVTATKAGVVTEVAADEVKVMGDDGTYQTYSLAKFTRSNQGTSYNQKVVVTEGQKLEVGSVIADGPCTQNGEMALGKNLLVAFMSWEGHNYEDAIILSQRLVQDDVLTSIHIEEYEVDARDTKLGAEEITRDIPNVSEEVLADLDERGIIRVGADVVPGDILVGKVTPKGETELTPEERLLRAIFGEKAREVRDTSLKVPHGESGKVIGVKIFESEEGFELPAGVNQLVRVYVAQKRKIQDGDKLAGRHGNKGVISKILPVEDMPFLEDGTPVDVVLNPLGVPGRMNVGQVLEMHLGWVAKTGWDVSGVSEAWANHLKEIGAEKGAPGTNLATPVFDGALEDEVSGLLSATLANRDGNQLIGRSGKARLFDGRSGEPYPTPISVGYMYILKLHHLVDDKIHARSTGPYSMITQQPLGGKAQFGGQRFGEMEVWALEAYGAAYTLQELLTIKSDDVLGRVKVYEAIVKGENIPEPGIPESFKVLIKEMQSLCLNVEVLSSEGVAIEMRDNDEEIFRAAEELGINLSRVEPSSVEEI; this comes from the coding sequence TTGGCCGCGAAAAAGAGTTCAACTGCCCCACGTCGTATTTCGTTCGCAAAGATCCGTGAACCACTAGAAGTTCCAAACCTGCTCGCGCTGCAAGTTGAAAGCGTTGACTGGTTACTTGGTAACGATCTATGGCGTTCACGTCTTGCTGAATCAACCAACACCAATCGAGGAGAACTTCCTGCGAAGTCCGGTTTGGAAGAAATCTTTGAAGAGATTTCACCAATCGAAGATTTCCAAGGAACGATGTCGCTTTCATTCCGCGACCACCGCTTCGAGCCACCTAAGTATTCAATCGAAGAGTGCAAAGAACGCGACATGACATATGCGCAGCCACTCTTCGTTACAGCTGAATTCACAAACAACGAGACTGGCGAAATTAAGTCGCAGACAGTCTTTATGGGTGACTTCCCTGTAATGACACCACGCGGAACTTTCGTTATTAACGGAACAGAGCGCGTTGTTGTTTCACAGATCGTACGTTCACCTGGCGTGTACTTCGAACGTCAGATTGAAAAGACTTCAGATAAAGATGTATTCACTTCAAAGATCATTCCAAGCCGCGGCGCTTGGCTTGAATTCGAAGTTGATAAGAAGGATCTCGTTGGCGTTCGTATCGACCGCAAGCGTAAGCAATCTGTAACAGTATTCCTCAAGGCTCTCGGTTGGACCGACGAACAGATTCGTGAAGAATTTGGTGACTTCGCTTCAATGATGGCAACACTTGATAAGGACACTGTTAAGACACAGGATGAAGCGCTTCTCGATATCTATCGCAAGATGCGTCCTGGTGAGCCTCCAACTAAGGAAGCTGCACAGAACCTCATTGAAAACCTTTACTTCAATCCTAAGCGTTATGACTTGGCCAAGGTCGGTCGCTTTAAGGTAAATAAGAAGCTAGGTCTTGATCTTGAGCTCTCACAGAGCATGCTCACAATTTCAGATATCGTCGCAACACTTCGCTACCTCGTAGCGTTGCACCGCGGCGATCTCACAATGGATTACGGCCGCGAAGTTCGCGTTGAAAAGGACGATATCGATCACTTCGGTAACCGTCGCCTCCGTACCGTTGGTGAACTTATTCAGAACCAGGTTCGTATCGGACTCTCACGTATGGAACGTGTTGTTCGCGAACGTATGACTACACAAGATGTCGAAGCAATTACTCCACAGACATTAATCAACATCCGTCCGGTAGTTGCATCAATCAAGGAGTTCTTCGGAACATCTCAGTTGTCACAGTTCATGGATCAGACAAACCCACTTTCAGGTCTTACGCACAAGCGTCGTCTTTCAGCGCTCGGACCTGGTGGTCTCTCACGTGACCGTGCGGGCTTCGAAGTTCGTGACGTTCACCCATCTCACTACGGTCGTATGTGCCCAATCGAAACTCCTGAAGGTCCAAACATTGGTCTTATCGGTTCGCTTGCAACATATGCGCGAGTAACTGCATTTGGATTTATCGAAACTCCTTATCGCAAGGTTGTTAAGGGCAAGGTCACCGATCAGGTTGATTACCTAACAGCTGATGAAGAAGACGAGCACATCATTGCTCAGGCAAATGCTCCACTAACAGCAGATAATCACTTCGCAGAAGCACGCGTACTCGTACGTCGTCGCGGTGGCGAAGTTGAATACATCATCGCTGACGAAGTGGATTACATGGACGTTTCACCACGTCAGATGGTTTCTGTTGCAACAGCAATGATTCCGTTCCTTGAGCACGATGATGCAAACCGCGCACTCATGGGTTCTAACATGATGCGTCAGTCAGTTCCTTTGATGCGTGCAGAAGCACCATTTATCGGTACTGGTATGGAATTCCGCGCAGCTGTCGATGCTGGTGACGTTGTCACAGCAACAAAGGCTGGCGTAGTTACTGAAGTCGCTGCTGACGAAGTTAAGGTCATGGGCGATGACGGTACTTACCAAACATACTCACTCGCTAAGTTCACTCGTTCAAACCAGGGAACTTCGTACAACCAGAAGGTTGTTGTTACTGAAGGCCAGAAGCTAGAAGTTGGCTCAGTAATCGCAGATGGTCCATGTACACAAAACGGTGAAATGGCTCTTGGTAAGAACCTCCTCGTGGCATTTATGTCATGGGAAGGCCACAACTACGAAGATGCGATCATCCTTTCGCAGCGTCTCGTTCAGGACGATGTACTTACATCTATCCACATCGAAGAGTACGAAGTTGATGCACGCGACACCAAGCTTGGTGCCGAAGAAATCACTCGCGATATCCCTAACGTCTCTGAAGAAGTTCTTGCAGACCTCGACGAGCGCGGAATCATCCGCGTTGGCGCCGATGTTGTGCCAGGCGACATCTTGGTTGGAAAGGTAACTCCTAAGGGAGAAACTGAACTCACACCAGAAGAGCGTTTGCTCCGTGCAATCTTTGGTGAGAAGGCTCGCGAAGTTCGCGATACATCTCTCAAGGTTCCACACGGTGAATCAGGAAAGGTTATCGGCGTAAAGATTTTCGAATCTGAAGAAGGCTTCGAACTTCCAGCAGGCGTTAACCAGTTGGTTCGCGTTTATGTTGCACAGAAGCGCAAGATTCAAGATGGTGACAAGCTTGCTGGTCGCCACGGTAACAAGGGTGTTATCTCAAAGATTCTTCCAGTTGAAGATATGCCATTCCTTGAAGATGGAACTCCAGTCGATGTTGTCTTGAACCCACTTGGTGTTCCAGGACGTATGAACGTCGGACAGGTTCTTGAAATGCACCTCGGTTGGGTTGCAAAGACAGGTTGGGATGTATCTGGTGTCTCTGAAGCGTGGGCAAACCACCTTAAGGAGATCGGCGCAGAAAAGGGCGCACCAGGAACCAACCTTGCAACTCCGGTTTTCGATGGAGCACTTGAAGATGAAGTTTCAGGTCTTCTCTCAGCAACACTCGCTAACCGCGATGGAAACCAACTTATTGGTCGTTCAGGAAAGGCTCGTCTATTCGACGGTCGTTCTGGCGAGCCATACCCAACTCCAATTTCAGTTGGATACATGTACATCTTGAAGCTCCACCACTTGGTAGACGACAAGATTCACGCACGTTCAACTGGTCCATACTCAATGATCACGCAGCAACCACTCGGTGGTAAGGCTCAATTCGGTGGTCAGCGATTTGGTGAGATGGAAGTGTGGGCACTTGAAGCTTATGGTGCTGCATACACACTCCAAGAGTTGCTCACAATTAAATCTGACGATGTTCTCGGACGCGTCAAGGTTTACGAAGCCATTGTTAAGGGCGAAAACATCCCAGAACCAGGTATCCCTGAATCATTCAAGGTGCTTATCAAGGAGATGCAGTCACTCTGTCTCAATGTCGAAGTTCTCTCTTCTGAAGGTGTCGCAATTGAAATGCGCGATAACGATGAAGAAATTTTCCGTGCCGCCGAAGAACTAGGTATCAACTTGTCACGAGTTGAGCCAAGCTCAGTAGAAGAAATTTAA